ATCCCTGCAGCCCAGACTTTAAGCTCTGCTTGGATGCTTGTACCATCATTAAAATAAACACGTTCAGCATCAACTTTTTCGACACGTTTTGCGGTTAATATATCAATTTTCATTCGTTGCAGTTGTTTGTCAGCATGTTCTGCAATTTTTTCTGAAAGGGCTGGTAAGATACGATCTGCGCCTTCAATCAGTGAAATTTTGACTTGATTGGGATTGATTTTATTTAAGCCATAATTGTAGAAATTTTGTTTGGCTTCGACTAGCTCTGCTGATAGTTCAACGCCTGTTGCACCTGCACCAATCACCGCAATATTGAGATGACGTTCAGTATTTTTATTTTGTGCATCTAAATATAAATGCAGAAGATCTTGTTGGAAAATTTCAGCCTGTTGCAAACTGTCTAGATAATGACAATATTCTTTGACACCTGGGGTATGAAAGTCATTTGAAACAGAACCTACCGCCAAGACTAAAGTGTCATAAGCAATAGTTTGTTTTTCACTTGCTGCTTCATATTTTGTGGTTTGGGGTTTAATTAACGTAATTTCTTGTTTTTCACGGTCTAAATGTTCAAAGCGACCTTGAATAAACTCATAATGATGCTTCGCTGCATGTGCATAATAATTGATTTCTTCATCATTGGGATTCATGGTTCCCGCAGCAATTTCATGTAAAAGTGGTTTCCAAACGTGGGTAAGCTTTTGATCGATCAAAGTGATTTTAGCTTTTTGTGCTTTGCCTAAAGTATCGCCGAGTTGTGTGACCAGTTCTAAGCCG
The DNA window shown above is from Acinetobacter piscicola and carries:
- a CDS encoding NAD(P)/FAD-dependent oxidoreductase, with amino-acid sequence MSKIHHIVIVGGGVGGLELVTQLGDTLGKAQKAKITLIDQKLTHVWKPLLHEIAAGTMNPNDEEINYYAHAAKHHYEFIQGRFEHLDREKQEITLIKPQTTKYEAASEKQTIAYDTLVLAVGSVSNDFHTPGVKEYCHYLDSLQQAEIFQQDLLHLYLDAQNKNTERHLNIAVIGAGATGVELSAELVEAKQNFYNYGLNKINPNQVKISLIEGADRILPALSEKIAEHADKQLQRMKIDILTAKRVEKVDAERVYFNDGTSIQAELKVWAAGIKTPQVISELPDFSKDRMGRLEVYATLQTKTDPNIFAIGDCANCILDAREAALGPRAQVASQQAAFMVDALKARVSGHKQPMFQFSDKGSLVSLSKNKAVGELLGQVNVQGFVAKSMYVSLYRLHQATIYGYAHAGLLTAKDFVTRKIAPRIKLH